In one window of Palaemon carinicauda isolate YSFRI2023 chromosome 2, ASM3689809v2, whole genome shotgun sequence DNA:
- the LOC137619473 gene encoding uncharacterized protein: MDQSFELACMNTWFQKSEVHLIIYESGGMKSQIDYILVREAGQKNVMNGKVMLGEACVKQHRLVVIDFEMRSRKPKRRKRRSRIKVCDLNGEKCEQFRKVVREKETVRKVEFRDWTGQRGEKYVDGYEKNICRGTDKLVGRASGYGVSKGEKWWWNGEMQESVKRKSKALKDWNVRLAHGAEERCKEEKKILRRKLV; encoded by the coding sequence ATGgatcagagttttgaattggcgtgtatgaacacctggtttcagaagtcgGAAGTACATCTGATAATCTATGAGAGTGGAGGAAtgaaaagccaaatagattacatatTGGTTAGGGAAGCAGGCCAGAAAAATGTGATGAACGGTAAAGTGATGTTGGGGGAAGCttgtgttaaacaacatagactggtagtgataGATTTTGAAATGAGAAGTAGAAAACCCAAGAGAagaaagaggagatctagaattaaggtttgcgACCTTAATGGAGAAAAGTGTGAACAATTTAGGAAGGTTGTGAGGGAGAAAGAGACGGTTAGAAAAGTTGAATTTAGAGACTGGACAGGACAACGGGGTGAAAAATATGTGGATgggtatgaaaaaaatatttgtagggGAACAGATAAATTAGTGGGAAGAGCCagcggatatggtgtgtcgaaaggagaaaagtggtggtggaatGGAGAGATGCAAGAATCAGTTAAGAGAAAATCTAAGGCATTGAAAGATTGGAATGTAAGACTAGCACATGGAGCAGAGGAACGGtgcaaagaagagaaaaaaattcttagGAGAAAGttggtatag